The proteins below are encoded in one region of Buttiauxella gaviniae:
- a CDS encoding Kdo(2)-lipid IV(A) acyltransferase: protein MTNLPQFSRALLHPRYWGTWFGIGLLYLITLLPYPVIYRIGRGLGQLAMRFMKRRVRITRRNLELAFPQKTAAEREEYLVKNFESVGLGLMETGIAWFWPTRRIQRWCDVSGVDQIHAVQAANRGVLLIGIHFLTLELGARMFGMNTPGIGVYRPNDNPLLDWLQTWGRMRSNKSMIDRKDLKGMIRALKQGEIIWYAPDHDYGPRGSVFVPFFGVDEAATTTGTYTLARMSGAAIVPMVPRRKPDGKGYELIILPAEFSPPLETPEGTALWMNKIIEQCILMAPEQYMWLHRRFKTRPEGVSSRY from the coding sequence ATGACGAACTTACCGCAATTCTCGCGCGCGTTGCTTCATCCTCGCTATTGGGGAACCTGGTTTGGTATTGGCTTACTTTATTTGATTACCCTGCTCCCCTATCCCGTCATCTATCGAATCGGACGTGGCCTCGGTCAGCTAGCAATGCGGTTTATGAAGCGCCGCGTCAGAATTACTCGCCGCAATCTTGAACTTGCCTTTCCGCAAAAAACGGCTGCCGAGCGTGAAGAATACCTGGTGAAGAATTTTGAGTCCGTAGGCCTGGGGCTTATGGAAACCGGTATTGCATGGTTCTGGCCAACCCGGCGCATTCAACGCTGGTGTGATGTCTCAGGCGTCGATCAAATTCACGCCGTGCAGGCTGCAAATCGCGGTGTGTTGCTTATTGGGATTCACTTCCTGACGCTTGAATTAGGCGCACGCATGTTTGGCATGAATACACCGGGCATCGGCGTTTACCGCCCTAATGACAACCCCCTTCTCGACTGGCTGCAAACCTGGGGCCGCATGCGATCCAACAAAAGCATGATCGATCGTAAAGATCTCAAGGGCATGATACGCGCGCTTAAACAGGGCGAGATTATCTGGTATGCGCCAGACCACGATTACGGGCCACGCGGGAGCGTGTTTGTGCCGTTCTTCGGTGTTGATGAAGCGGCGACGACCACCGGGACCTACACCCTGGCGCGTATGTCTGGTGCGGCAATTGTTCCGATGGTGCCGCGCAGAAAACCTGACGGCAAAGGCTACGAGCTGATTATTCTGCCCGCCGAGTTTTCACCGCCGCTGGAAACGCCGGAAGGCACCGCGCTCTGGATGAATAAGATCATCGAGCAGTGCATTTTGATGGCGCCAGAGCAGTATATGTGGCTTCACCGCCGCTTTAAAACTCGCCCTGAAGGCGTTTCTTCACGCTATTAA
- a CDS encoding YceK/YidQ family lipoprotein has protein sequence MVVIVVACLLSGCGSIISRAVPGQGHGNQYYPGVQWDVRDSAWRYITVLDLPFSLVFDTLLLPIDASHGPYE, from the coding sequence ATAGTGGTGATAGTAGTAGCATGCTTGCTGAGTGGCTGCGGGAGTATTATTAGCCGCGCTGTTCCGGGGCAGGGACATGGTAATCAGTATTACCCCGGTGTGCAGTGGGATGTGCGTGACAGCGCGTGGCGTTATATCACGGTGCTCGATTTACCTTTCTCACTGGTTTTCGACACGCTGTTGCTGCCGATTGATGCCAGTCACGGGCCTTACGAATAA
- the mdoG gene encoding glucans biosynthesis protein MdoG, with the protein MMKMCGLGAAVMLSLYTTSVWAFTIDDVAKQAKTLAGKSYEAPKSNLPSQFRDMKYADYQQIQFNHDKAYWSKIKTPFKLEFYHQGMYFDTPVAINEVTATAVHKIKYNPDYFNFGDVKHDKDTVKDLGFAGFKVLYPINSKDKNDEIVSMLGASYFRVIGSGQVYGLSARGLAIDTALPSGEEFPRFREYWIERPKANDKTLTIFALLDSPRATGAYRFIITPGRDTVVNVQSKVYLRDKVGKLGVAPLTSMFLFGPNQPSPSTNFRPELHDSNGLSIHAGNGEWIWRPLNNPKHLAVSSFATENPVGFGLLQRGRQFSRFEDLDDRYDQRPSAWVAPQGDWGKGRVELVEIPTNDETNDNIVAYWTPDQLPEPGKEMNFKYTITFSRDEDKMHAPDNAYVAQTRRSTGDVKQSNLIRQPDGTIAFVVDYTGAEMKKLPQDTPVTAQTSIGDNGEIVDSQVRYNPVTKGWRLTVRLKVKDDKKPTEMRAALVNGDQTLSETWSYQLPANE; encoded by the coding sequence ATGATGAAAATGTGTGGGCTCGGTGCCGCTGTAATGCTGTCACTTTATACCACCTCGGTTTGGGCCTTCACCATCGATGATGTCGCAAAACAAGCGAAAACATTAGCGGGCAAAAGCTACGAAGCACCGAAAAGCAATCTGCCTTCGCAATTTCGCGACATGAAATATGCGGACTATCAGCAGATCCAGTTCAATCACGACAAAGCCTACTGGAGCAAGATAAAGACCCCATTTAAGCTTGAATTTTATCATCAGGGTATGTACTTCGATACGCCGGTTGCTATCAACGAAGTGACGGCGACTGCGGTTCATAAAATTAAGTACAACCCGGATTACTTTAATTTCGGTGATGTAAAACACGATAAAGACACCGTTAAAGATCTCGGCTTTGCCGGGTTCAAAGTGCTCTATCCGATCAATAGCAAAGATAAAAACGACGAAATTGTCAGCATGCTCGGGGCGAGTTATTTCCGTGTAATTGGCTCAGGCCAGGTTTATGGCCTGTCTGCTCGTGGTTTAGCGATTGATACAGCATTGCCATCTGGCGAAGAGTTCCCACGTTTCCGTGAGTACTGGATTGAACGTCCGAAAGCCAATGACAAAACGCTGACGATTTTTGCGTTGCTCGACTCCCCGCGTGCAACGGGTGCGTATCGCTTCATTATTACGCCAGGGCGTGACACCGTGGTTAACGTGCAGTCGAAAGTTTACCTGCGCGATAAAGTCGGCAAACTGGGTGTTGCACCGCTGACCAGTATGTTCCTGTTTGGGCCAAATCAGCCGTCACCAAGCACCAATTTCCGTCCTGAACTGCATGACTCCAACGGTCTGTCTATTCACGCCGGTAACGGTGAGTGGATCTGGCGTCCGCTGAATAACCCGAAACACCTTGCCGTCAGTTCTTTCGCTACTGAAAATCCAGTGGGCTTTGGTTTGCTGCAACGTGGCCGTCAGTTCTCTCGTTTTGAAGACCTTGACGATCGTTACGATCAGCGCCCTAGTGCCTGGGTTGCGCCGCAAGGTGACTGGGGCAAAGGTCGCGTTGAGCTGGTTGAGATTCCAACCAACGACGAAACTAACGACAACATCGTTGCTTACTGGACACCGGATCAGCTTCCGGAGCCAGGCAAAGAGATGAACTTCAAGTACACCATTACTTTCAGCCGTGATGAAGACAAAATGCATGCGCCGGACAACGCGTATGTTGCGCAGACTCGCCGCTCAACCGGTGATGTGAAGCAGTCTAATCTGATCCGTCAGCCTGATGGCACGATTGCATTTGTTGTGGATTACACCGGTGCGGAGATGAAAAAACTTCCGCAAGATACCCCGGTTACCGCGCAAACCAGCATTGGCGACAACGGTGAAATCGTTGACAGCCAGGTACGTTATAACCCGGTCACTAAAGGCTGGCGTTTGACGGTACGTCTGAAAGTCAAAGACGATAAGAAACCGACTGAAATGCGTGCAGCGCTGGTCAATGGTGATCAAACGTTGAGTGAAACCTGGAGCTACCAGCTACCTGCCAATGAATAA
- the trhO gene encoding oxygen-dependent tRNA uridine(34) hydroxylase TrhO produces the protein MPVLHNRISNEELRARMLAETEPRTTISFYKYFTIEEPQATRDALYQAFTALNVFGRVYLAHEGINAQISVPQSRVDTFRETLYGFHSALNGVRLNIALEDDGKSFWVLRMKVRDRIVADGIDDPSFDASQVGAYLKAADVNAMLDDPEAVFIDMRNHYEYEVGHFQNAMEIPADTFREQLPKAVDMLQDDKDKKIVMYCTGGIRCEKASAWMLHNGFKNVYHIEGGIIEYARRAREQGIPVRFVGKNFVFDERMGERISDDVIAHCHQCGSACDSHTNCKNDGCHLLFIQCPSCAEKFAGCCSEICREELALSPEEQRRRRAGRENGNKIFNKSRGALNTTLRIPDPE, from the coding sequence ATGCCAGTGTTACACAACCGCATATCGAATGAGGAACTGCGTGCGCGTATGTTGGCTGAAACTGAGCCGCGCACTACCATCTCATTCTATAAGTATTTCACTATTGAAGAACCGCAAGCGACCCGTGATGCGCTTTATCAGGCTTTTACCGCCCTGAATGTCTTTGGCCGCGTTTATCTCGCCCATGAAGGCATAAACGCGCAAATCAGCGTTCCGCAAAGCCGCGTCGACACGTTCCGCGAAACGCTTTATGGTTTCCACTCTGCGCTAAACGGCGTGCGTTTAAATATTGCCCTGGAAGACGACGGCAAGTCGTTCTGGGTACTACGCATGAAAGTTCGCGACCGCATCGTTGCGGATGGTATTGACGACCCGTCGTTTGATGCCAGTCAAGTCGGCGCTTATCTGAAAGCGGCAGACGTCAACGCCATGCTCGATGACCCGGAAGCGGTATTTATCGACATGCGTAACCATTACGAATATGAAGTGGGCCATTTCCAGAATGCGATGGAGATCCCGGCAGATACTTTCCGCGAACAGCTACCTAAAGCGGTTGATATGTTGCAGGACGACAAAGACAAAAAAATTGTTATGTATTGCACCGGCGGTATTCGCTGTGAAAAAGCCAGTGCCTGGATGCTGCATAACGGTTTTAAGAACGTCTATCACATTGAAGGCGGGATTATTGAGTACGCCAGACGTGCGCGTGAGCAGGGCATTCCTGTGCGTTTTGTCGGGAAGAATTTTGTCTTTGACGAGCGAATGGGCGAGCGCATTTCGGATGATGTTATTGCTCATTGTCACCAGTGCGGTAGCGCGTGTGATAGCCACACCAACTGCAAAAATGACGGCTGCCATTTGCTGTTTATTCAGTGCCCGAGCTGTGCTGAGAAATTTGCCGGTTGTTGCAGTGAGATTTGCCGTGAGGAGCTGGCGCTTTCCCCAGAGGAACAGCGTCGCCGCCGAGCGGGGCGTGAAAATGGCAATAAGATTTTCAACAAATCGCGTGGTGCACTGAATACTACATTGCGCATCCCCGATCCTGAGTGA
- the mdtG gene encoding multidrug efflux MFS transporter MdtG: MTLPESTINWKRNLTFAWLGCFLTGAAFSLVMPFLPLYVEHLGVTGHSALNMWSGIVFSITFLFSAIASPFWGGLADRKGRKIMLLRSALGMSIVMVLMGFANNIWQFLALRALLGLLGGFVPNANALIATQVPRHKSGWALGTLSTGGVSGALLGPMIGGFLADTYGLRPVFFITAGVLFTCFIFTLFYIREQFTPINKKDMLHARQVFTSLKNPRLVLSLFITTMIIQVATGSIAPILTLYVRELAGNVSNLAFISGMIASVPGVAALISAPRLGKLGDRIGPERILICALVVSVLLLIPMSMVQTPWQLGVLRFLLGAADGALLPAVQTLLVYNSSNQIAGRIFSYNQSFRDIGNVTGPLVGAAVSASYGFRTVFLVTAGVVLFNALYSWVSLRRPTKRVTVLEE, encoded by the coding sequence ATGACTCTCCCCGAGAGCACCATCAACTGGAAAAGAAATCTCACCTTTGCCTGGCTTGGGTGTTTTCTTACCGGCGCCGCATTTAGCCTTGTGATGCCTTTCTTGCCTTTGTATGTGGAACACTTAGGTGTGACCGGGCATAGCGCGTTAAACATGTGGTCCGGCATTGTTTTCAGTATCACCTTTTTGTTTTCCGCCATCGCCTCGCCGTTTTGGGGCGGGCTTGCCGACCGCAAAGGCCGCAAGATAATGCTGCTGCGCTCAGCGCTGGGCATGTCGATTGTGATGGTGCTGATGGGCTTTGCGAACAATATCTGGCAATTCCTGGCACTCCGCGCCCTGCTAGGTTTGCTGGGGGGATTTGTACCTAACGCTAACGCTTTAATTGCCACACAGGTCCCACGCCATAAAAGTGGCTGGGCGCTCGGGACTCTCTCGACCGGCGGGGTGAGCGGCGCGCTACTCGGGCCGATGATTGGCGGTTTTCTGGCGGATACTTACGGCCTGCGCCCGGTGTTTTTCATTACCGCTGGCGTGCTGTTTACCTGCTTTATTTTCACGCTATTTTATATCCGCGAGCAGTTCACCCCGATAAATAAAAAAGACATGTTGCATGCCCGCCAGGTCTTCACCTCGCTGAAAAACCCTCGCCTGGTGCTGAGCCTGTTTATCACCACGATGATTATTCAGGTCGCCACCGGTTCGATTGCCCCGATTCTTACGCTTTACGTGCGCGAGCTTGCGGGGAATGTCAGTAATCTTGCGTTTATCAGCGGGATGATTGCCTCCGTGCCAGGTGTAGCAGCGCTCATCAGCGCCCCACGGTTAGGTAAGCTGGGAGACAGAATTGGGCCGGAAAGAATTTTAATCTGTGCGCTGGTGGTTTCGGTGCTGCTGCTGATTCCCATGTCGATGGTGCAAACCCCTTGGCAATTAGGCGTATTACGATTCTTGCTAGGTGCTGCCGATGGCGCGTTGCTACCCGCGGTGCAAACCCTGCTGGTCTACAACTCCAGCAATCAAATTGCCGGACGAATCTTCAGTTACAACCAATCATTTCGCGATATTGGCAACGTCACCGGCCCGCTGGTGGGTGCTGCCGTTTCGGCCAGTTATGGCTTCCGCACGGTATTTTTAGTCACCGCCGGGGTCGTACTTTTTAACGCCCTCTACTCGTGGGTTAGCCTGCGTCGCCCCACGAAACGCGTCACTGTTTTGGAAGAGTAA
- a CDS encoding phospholipase D family protein — protein MTKIPAFTSNYLLNSNVNNPHATRLGRAITPTLAEHPGLSGIHPLADSLDAFAARYLLCGMAEKTLDVQYYIWQDDMSGRLLFSALLAAAERGVKVRLLLDDNNTNGMDNILELLNAHPQVEVRLFNPFSFRLFRALGYLTDFARLNRRMHNKSFTVDGETTIIGGRNVGDAYFGVGKQPLFSDLDVLAIGPVVSDVCEDFERYWNSQCVSTLEKVLDVDADVLQERVQLPEDWRDDPMARRYLDRLTTSQFATHLVARTLDMYWAKTRLLSDDPRKGQGRARSHTLLPQRLMNVIGMPEREIDIISAYFVPTRAGIAQILGLVRKGVKIAILTNSLAANDVAVVHAGYARWRKKLLRHGVELYELKPQQEGSRVPRDRGLTGNSGSSLHAKTFSVDKQKVFIGSFNFDPRSAMLNTEMGFVIESETLAQDIHQRFTQSQKEAAWALRLDRWGRVNWVESSEGKETVWKKEPHTRFWQRVLVRLVYRLPIEWLL, from the coding sequence ATGACGAAAATACCCGCATTTACCAGCAATTACTTGCTCAACTCTAACGTGAATAATCCTCACGCGACTCGCCTCGGAAGGGCGATTACCCCGACGCTTGCCGAGCACCCCGGCTTGAGCGGTATTCATCCGCTTGCGGATAGTCTGGATGCGTTTGCGGCGCGGTATTTGCTGTGTGGCATGGCGGAGAAAACGCTCGATGTGCAGTACTACATCTGGCAGGACGATATGTCCGGGCGGCTGTTATTTAGTGCGTTACTGGCGGCGGCCGAGCGCGGCGTCAAAGTCCGTTTGTTGCTCGACGACAACAACACCAACGGCATGGATAATATTTTAGAGCTGCTCAATGCTCATCCGCAGGTTGAAGTCCGGCTGTTCAATCCCTTCTCATTCCGCCTGTTTCGCGCCCTGGGTTACCTGACCGATTTCGCCCGGCTCAACCGCCGTATGCACAACAAGTCATTTACCGTTGATGGTGAAACTACCATTATCGGCGGGCGCAATGTGGGCGATGCCTATTTTGGCGTCGGTAAACAACCCCTGTTCTCGGATTTGGATGTCTTAGCGATTGGCCCGGTGGTCAGCGATGTTTGCGAGGATTTTGAGCGTTACTGGAACAGCCAGTGCGTATCAACGCTTGAGAAGGTGCTGGACGTAGACGCCGATGTTTTACAGGAGCGTGTGCAACTCCCGGAAGACTGGCGCGATGACCCGATGGCGCGTCGTTATCTTGACCGATTAACCACCAGCCAGTTTGCCACCCATCTTGTGGCCCGTACGCTAGATATGTACTGGGCGAAAACGCGTTTGCTCAGCGACGATCCGCGAAAAGGGCAGGGGAGAGCGCGAAGTCATACGCTCTTGCCGCAGCGCCTGATGAATGTGATTGGGATGCCCGAACGGGAGATAGATATTATTTCCGCTTATTTCGTGCCGACTCGCGCAGGTATCGCGCAGATCCTGGGCCTGGTGCGAAAAGGAGTGAAAATTGCGATTCTGACTAATTCACTGGCGGCAAATGATGTGGCGGTGGTTCACGCCGGATATGCCCGCTGGCGCAAAAAACTGCTGCGTCACGGCGTTGAATTATATGAATTGAAACCGCAGCAGGAAGGCTCGCGTGTGCCGCGTGACAGGGGCTTAACCGGGAATTCAGGTTCTAGCCTGCACGCCAAAACATTCAGCGTGGATAAACAAAAAGTGTTTATTGGCTCATTCAATTTTGACCCGCGTTCCGCCATGCTAAATACCGAAATGGGTTTTGTGATTGAGAGCGAGACGCTTGCGCAGGATATCCATCAACGTTTTACCCAAAGTCAGAAAGAGGCCGCGTGGGCGCTGCGTTTGGATCGTTGGGGGCGGGTGAATTGGGTGGAAAGTAGTGAGGGCAAAGAGACCGTCTGGAAGAAAGAGCCGCACACCCGTTTCTGGCAACGGGTGTTGGTGCGGTTGGTGTATCGCTTGCCTATTGAGTGGCTGCTTTAA
- a CDS encoding MysB family protein — translation MSLYATLEEAIDAARELYLVDNPELDEESASVQQLNIQKYILQDGDIMWQAEFFTDDSEDGECLPMLSGEAAQSVFDGDYDEIELRQEWIEENTLHEWDEGEFQLEPPLDTEEGQTAADEWDER, via the coding sequence ATGAGTCTGTACGCGACGCTGGAAGAGGCCATTGATGCCGCACGTGAGCTTTACCTTGTGGATAACCCAGAACTCGATGAAGAGAGTGCCAGTGTTCAGCAACTGAACATTCAAAAGTACATTCTTCAGGATGGGGACATCATGTGGCAGGCTGAGTTTTTTACTGACGACAGTGAAGACGGCGAATGTTTGCCGATGCTCAGCGGTGAGGCTGCGCAAAGCGTGTTTGACGGTGACTACGACGAAATCGAGCTACGCCAGGAATGGATTGAAGAAAATACGCTGCATGAATGGGACGAAGGTGAATTTCAACTTGAGCCTCCTCTGGATACCGAGGAAGGCCAGACCGCAGCGGATGAATGGGATGAACGGTAG
- the mdoC gene encoding glucans biosynthesis protein MdoC has product MSKAPQQREFFLDSIRAWLMLLGIPFHISLIYSSHQWHVNSAEASWGLTLFNDFIHAFRMQVFFVISGYFSYMLFLRYPLKRWWKVRVERVGIPMLTAIPLLTLPQFLMLQHVNDKAKNWPGLTPYEKYNTLVWELVSHLWFLLVMVVLTTVCLFLFQKMKARIAEHPENNASPINLGMLSIIFLGCGILYGVIRRTIFIVYSPILSDGLFNFVVMQALFYLPFFMLGALVFVRPQLKALFTTPSPWCAVGAALAFCAYLLNQRYGSGDAWMYETESVITMVMGLWMVNIVFSLGYKLLNFQSKRVTYFVNASLFIYLVHHPLTLFFGAYITPHIASNTIGFISGLIFVVGIAVILYEIHLRIPLLRFLFSGKPQNVAVKVTS; this is encoded by the coding sequence ATGAGTAAAGCACCACAGCAACGCGAGTTTTTCCTGGATTCTATTCGGGCCTGGTTGATGCTTTTAGGCATCCCGTTCCATATCTCGCTCATCTATTCAAGCCATCAGTGGCATGTCAACAGCGCCGAAGCCTCCTGGGGATTAACCCTTTTTAATGACTTTATCCACGCCTTCCGGATGCAGGTGTTTTTTGTCATTTCAGGGTATTTTTCCTACATGCTGTTTTTACGCTACCCGCTAAAACGCTGGTGGAAAGTCCGTGTGGAGCGGGTCGGCATCCCGATGCTCACCGCCATCCCTCTTCTGACGCTGCCGCAATTCCTGATGCTGCAACACGTCAATGACAAAGCAAAAAATTGGCCGGGCCTTACCCCTTACGAGAAATACAACACGCTGGTGTGGGAACTGGTTTCCCATTTGTGGTTCTTGTTAGTGATGGTGGTGCTTACCACGGTCTGCCTGTTTTTGTTTCAAAAAATGAAAGCGCGTATTGCTGAACACCCAGAAAATAATGCCTCTCCAATAAATTTAGGAATGCTCTCAATTATCTTTCTGGGGTGCGGGATTTTATATGGCGTCATTCGCCGCACTATTTTTATTGTTTATTCCCCGATATTAAGTGATGGCTTATTTAACTTTGTGGTGATGCAAGCCTTGTTTTATCTGCCGTTCTTTATGCTTGGTGCCTTAGTGTTCGTACGCCCGCAGCTTAAAGCGCTGTTTACCACCCCCTCACCGTGGTGCGCGGTGGGTGCGGCCCTGGCATTTTGCGCCTACCTGCTAAACCAGCGTTATGGCAGCGGCGATGCCTGGATGTATGAAACCGAAAGCGTGATCACTATGGTAATGGGCCTGTGGATGGTCAACATAGTGTTTTCGCTTGGCTATAAGCTGTTGAACTTCCAGTCGAAACGCGTCACCTATTTTGTTAATGCGTCGCTGTTTATTTATCTGGTGCACCATCCTCTGACGCTGTTTTTTGGCGCGTATATCACGCCGCATATTGCATCTAATACGATAGGTTTTATCAGCGGTTTGATCTTTGTGGTGGGGATTGCGGTGATTCTTTATGAGATCCATTTGCGCATTCCACTATTACGCTTCCTGTTCTCCGGCAAGCCGCAGAATGTTGCTGTTAAAGTAACGAGTTAA
- the mdoH gene encoding glucans biosynthesis glucosyltransferase MdoH: MNKFTDTASDYIDALPLSASQKAALPASELQAVHEALDAKEHHYDRADDSPLASVKARLEASWPGSLGGEQLIEDEEGRTQLQAMPKATRSSMFPDPWRTNPIGRFWDRLRGREVNPRYMSKEEAEAEQKWRTVGTIRRYILLLLTISQTVVATWYMKTILPYQGWSLINPFDMFGQDLWVSFMQLLPYVLQSGILILFAILFCWVSAGFWTALMGFLQLLMGKDKYSISASTVGNEPIDPANRTALIMPICNEDVDRVFAGLRATWESVKATGQQQHFDVYILSDSYNPDICVAEQKAWMELINEVQGEGQIFYRRRRRRVKRKSGNIDDFCRRWGNQYSYMVVLDADSVMSGDCLTNLVRLMNANPNAGIIQSSPKASGMDTLYARCQQFATRVYGPLFTAGLHFWQLGESHYWGHNAIIRVKPFIEHCALAPLPGEGSFAGSILSHDFVEAALMRRAGWGVWIAYDLPGSYEELPPNLLDELKRDRRWCHGNLMNFRLFLVKGMHPVHRAVFLTGVMSYLSAPLWFMFLALSTALQVVHALTEPQYFLQPRQLFPVWPQWRPELAIMLFASTMVLLFLPKLLSIILIWCKGSKEYGGFLRVTLSLLLEVLFSVLLAPVRMLFHTVFVVSAFLGWEVVWNSPQRDDDSTPWGEAFMRHGSQLLLGLVWAVGMAWLDLRFLFWLAPIVFSLILSPFVSVISSRATVGLRTKRWKLFLIPEEYSPPQVLVDTDNYLKLNRSRTLDDGFMHAVFNPSFNALATAMATARHRASQVLEIARDRHVEQALNETPDKLNRDRRLVLLSDPVTMSRLHYRVWSNPERYSSWVDNYKTVELNPAALPVKGI, encoded by the coding sequence ATGAATAAGTTTACTGATACTGCGTCTGATTATATTGATGCACTTCCGCTTTCTGCTTCGCAGAAGGCGGCTCTTCCTGCATCGGAACTGCAAGCGGTGCACGAGGCGCTTGACGCGAAAGAGCACCACTATGACCGCGCCGATGATTCCCCATTAGCCTCGGTAAAGGCCCGGCTCGAAGCGAGCTGGCCTGGATCGTTGGGCGGTGAACAACTGATCGAGGATGAGGAAGGGCGCACCCAGTTGCAGGCTATGCCTAAAGCAACGCGCTCTTCCATGTTCCCGGATCCGTGGCGCACCAACCCGATTGGCCGTTTCTGGGATCGTTTACGCGGGCGCGAAGTGAATCCTCGCTACATGTCGAAGGAAGAGGCGGAAGCCGAGCAAAAATGGCGTACCGTCGGGACGATTCGACGTTACATTTTGCTGCTGCTGACCATTTCTCAGACCGTCGTGGCGACCTGGTATATGAAGACCATTCTTCCTTACCAGGGCTGGTCGCTGATCAATCCTTTTGACATGTTCGGTCAGGATTTGTGGGTGTCATTCATGCAACTGCTGCCGTATGTGTTGCAAAGTGGCATCTTGATCCTGTTTGCGATTCTGTTCTGCTGGGTCTCCGCTGGTTTCTGGACCGCGCTGATGGGCTTCCTGCAACTGCTGATGGGCAAGGATAAATACAGTATTTCCGCGTCCACGGTCGGCAACGAACCTATCGATCCGGCGAACCGTACCGCGCTTATCATGCCGATCTGTAACGAAGACGTAGACCGCGTATTTGCTGGCCTGCGCGCGACGTGGGAGTCGGTAAAAGCAACCGGACAACAGCAGCACTTCGACGTTTACATCCTGAGCGATAGCTACAACCCGGATATCTGTGTTGCTGAGCAAAAAGCGTGGATGGAGCTGATTAACGAAGTGCAGGGCGAAGGGCAGATTTTCTACCGTCGCCGTCGTCGTCGTGTGAAGCGTAAAAGCGGCAACATCGATGATTTCTGCCGTCGTTGGGGTAATCAGTACAGCTACATGGTAGTGCTGGATGCCGACTCCGTAATGAGCGGTGACTGCCTGACTAACCTGGTGCGTTTGATGAATGCTAACCCGAATGCGGGCATTATTCAGTCGTCACCAAAAGCATCGGGTATGGACACGCTGTACGCTCGTTGCCAGCAGTTCGCAACGCGTGTCTACGGCCCGCTGTTTACCGCAGGTCTGCACTTCTGGCAGTTGGGTGAATCCCACTACTGGGGCCACAATGCGATTATTCGCGTTAAGCCGTTCATCGAGCACTGTGCGTTAGCGCCGCTGCCGGGTGAAGGTTCATTCGCCGGTTCCATCCTTTCTCACGACTTCGTAGAAGCTGCGCTGATGCGTCGTGCGGGTTGGGGGGTGTGGATTGCCTACGATCTGCCGGGTTCTTATGAAGAGCTACCGCCGAACCTGCTGGATGAACTCAAGCGTGACCGCCGCTGGTGCCACGGTAACTTGATGAACTTCCGTCTGTTCCTGGTAAAAGGCATGCACCCGGTACACCGTGCGGTGTTCCTGACGGGCGTTATGTCTTATCTCTCAGCGCCGCTGTGGTTCATGTTCCTCGCGTTATCCACCGCATTGCAGGTGGTACATGCCCTGACTGAACCGCAATACTTCTTGCAACCGCGCCAGCTATTCCCGGTGTGGCCGCAGTGGCGTCCGGAGCTGGCGATTATGCTGTTCGCCTCCACCATGGTGTTGCTGTTCTTGCCTAAGCTGCTGAGTATCATTTTGATTTGGTGCAAAGGCTCGAAAGAGTATGGCGGCTTCCTGCGCGTAACGCTCTCCTTGCTGCTGGAAGTACTGTTCTCCGTGCTGCTGGCACCGGTGCGTATGCTGTTCCACACGGTGTTTGTGGTCAGCGCGTTCCTCGGCTGGGAAGTGGTATGGAACTCACCGCAGCGTGATGACGACTCCACCCCTTGGGGCGAAGCGTTTATGCGTCACGGTTCTCAGCTTCTGCTGGGTCTGGTATGGGCAGTCGGGATGGCATGGCTGGATTTGCGCTTCCTGTTCTGGCTCGCGCCAATCGTGTTCTCGCTGATTCTGTCACCGTTTGTGTCAGTTATTTCGAGCCGCGCAACCGTCGGTTTACGCACTAAGCGTTGGAAGTTGTTCCTGATCCCGGAAGAGTATTCTCCTCCGCAGGTGCTGGTGGATACCGATAACTACCTGAAGCTAAACCGCAGCCGTACGCTGGATGATGGCTTTATGCACGCGGTGTTTAATCCGTCGTTTAACGCCCTGGCAACTGCTATGGCAACGGCGCGACACCGTGCAAGTCAGGTGCTGGAGATTGCCCGCGATCGTCACGTTGAGCAGGCGCTTAATGAAACGCCGGACAAACTTAACCGTGACCGCCGTCTGGTGCTGTTGAGCGACCCGGTGACCATGTCCCGTCTGCATTATCGTGTGTGGTCTAATCCGGAGCGTTACTCCTCTTGGGTGGATAACTACAAAACGGTAGAGCTGAATCCGGCTGCTTTACCGGTCAAGGGTATTTGA